From the genome of Glycine max cultivar Williams 82 chromosome 2, Glycine_max_v4.0, whole genome shotgun sequence, one region includes:
- the LOC100775592 gene encoding 50S ribosomal protein L7/L12 — MRYYSQFKHLSHFLKTLTRRPQNPTFASARISQNLPPRPSHARDYCSSGGASLSQGSEKVAAIVDEVMGLTLLEVMDLVEVMREKRGVNELPIAMLMVPGMGVPRGIPRGAAKGGGAATGGAEVKAAEKTAFDVKLEGFDAAAKIKVIKEVRTFTSLGLKEAKDLVEKVPAVLKKGVTKEEAESIIAKMKEVGAKVSME; from the coding sequence ATGAGGTATTATTCCCAATTCAAACACTTATCCCATTTCCTCAAAACCCTAACCCGACGACCCCAAAACCCTACCTTCGCTTCTGCACGGATCTCACAGAACCTTCCACCGCGTCCCTCCCACGCGCGTGACTACTGCAGCAGCGGCGGCGCGTCGCTGTCGCAGGGTTCGGAGAAGGTGGCGGCGATCGTGGACGAGGTGATGGGGCTGACGCTGCTGGAAGTGATGGACCTGGTGGAGGTCATGCGCGAGAAGCGCGGCGTCAACGAGCTTCCGATCGCGATGCTCATGGTGCCCGGAATGGGCGTGCCGAGGGGCATTCCGAGGGGAGCCGCGAAGGGCGGAGGCGCTGCCACCGGAGGAGCGGAGGTGAAGGCGGCGGAAAAGACGGCGTTCGATGTGAAGCTCGAGGGTTTTGACGCGGCGGCGAAGATCAAGGTGATCAAGGAGGTGAGGACGTTTACGAGCTTGGGGTTGAAGGAGGCCAAGGATTTGGTGGAGAAGGTCCCCGCGGTGTTGAAGAAAGGGGTCACGAAAGAAGAGGCTGAGAGTATCATTGCCAAGATGAAGGAGGTTGGCGCTAAGGTTTCCATGGAATAA
- the LOC100777733 gene encoding peroxidase 72 encodes MANSMSFFLLLSFLAFAPLCLCHYNQEGYLYPQFYDYSCPQAQHIVKSVLAKYVAEQPRLAASILRLHFHDCFVKGCDASLLLDSSESINSEKGSNPNRNSARGFEVIDAIKAELERQCPSTVSCADILTLAARDSVVLTGGPNWEVPLGRRDSLGASISGSNNNIPAPNNTFQTILTKFKLQGLDLVDLVALSGGHTIGNARCTTFRQRLYNQSGNGEPDSTLDQYYASTLRTRCPSSGGDQNLFFLDYATPYKFDNSYFKNLLAYKGLLSSDQVLFTMNQESAELVKLYAERNDIFFEHFAKSMIKMGNISPLTNSRGEIRENCRRINA; translated from the exons ATGGCCAATTCCATGAGCTTTTTCctgcttctttcttttctagCTTTTGCTCCCTTGTGCCTCTGTCACTATAACCAAGAGGGTTACCTCTACCCTCAGTTTTATGACTATTCATGCCCACAAGCTCAACATATTGTCAAGTCTGTCCTTGCTAAGTATGTTGCAGAGCAACCTCGATTGGCGGCTTCGATTCTCAGGCTTCATTTCCATGATTGTTTTGTCAAG GGTTGTGATGCTTCGTTGTTGTTAGATAGCAGTGAAAGCATCAACAGTGAGAAGGGATCAAATCCCAACCGTAATTCAGCTAGAGGATTTGAAGTCATTGATGCAATTAAAGCCGAACTAGAGAGACAATGCCCTTCTACTGTGTCTTGTGCTGACATCTTGACTCTAGCTGCAAGAGATTCAGTTGTTCTT ACTGGTGGACCAAACTGGGAAGTACCTTTAGGCAGAAGGGACTCACTAGGTGCAAGCATAAGTGGCTCCAACAACAACATCCCAGCCCCAAACAACACATTCCAGACAATTCTAACTAAATTCAAGCTTCAGGGACTTGACCTTGTTGATCTAGTTGCTCTATCAG GGGGGCACACTATAGGAAATGCCAGGTGCACCACCTTCAGGCAAAGACTCTACAACCAAAGTGGCAATGGCGAGCCAGATTCCACTCTTGACCAATACTATGCTTCTACATTGCGTACAAGGTGTCCAAGCTCTGGGGGTGACCAGAATCTGTTCTTCCTAGACTATGCCACCCCATATAAATTTGACAACAGCTACTTCAAGAACCTGTTGGCCTACAAGGGTCTCTTGAGTTCAGACCAAGTCCTCTTCACAATGAACCAAGAATCTGCTGAACTAGTGAAGTTGTATGCTGAAAGAAACGACATTTTCTTTGAACATTTCGCCAAGTCCATGATCAAGATGGGAAACATATCTCCTCTGACGAATTCAAGGGGAGAGATCAGAGAGAACTGCAGGAGGATTAACGCttga